One region of Epilithonimonas zeae genomic DNA includes:
- a CDS encoding polysaccharide lyase family 1 protein, producing the protein MKRIFLILTFLTSTIITHLNAQCPVSGWASTNGVTGGGSATPTVVTTYAELRAAVNSTSVKVIHVSGQITFPAAGRLTLNNQTNKSILGLSGARLISTDLTAGGSGILTLKSSSNILIKNITFEGPGAYDVDGNDNMTIDNCTNVWVDHCTFQDALDGNLDIKNASDLITITWTKFEYLKAPIPGGSGGSNDHRFSNLFGSGDDATQDEGKLRITMQYCWWANGVRERMPRVRYGKVHLLNNYFNSSVSNYCIYAGYKADLLIEGNYFEGVKNPIRLETGNFTAAQSVDNTFVGTSGTAVGSGTAFTPPYSINKIASQDVKQTVMSGAGAVLLQPTDCVFLATNEIHSKSKSEFLLFPNPASEQISLKAFSENNQLVKINVTDISGKSEGTIYQGNINKGNNTIHSISIKKLSKGVKLFEVKTDKGSYTQKVIVK; encoded by the coding sequence ATGAAAAGAATATTTTTAATACTCACATTTCTTACATCAACTATTATTACCCATCTAAACGCACAATGTCCTGTTTCCGGTTGGGCTTCTACAAATGGTGTTACCGGAGGCGGATCAGCAACTCCTACTGTTGTTACGACTTATGCAGAGTTAAGAGCTGCAGTAAACAGTACCTCGGTAAAAGTTATACACGTTTCGGGGCAAATTACTTTTCCTGCTGCCGGACGGTTGACGTTGAATAATCAAACCAACAAATCCATTTTAGGTTTATCCGGCGCTAGATTGATTTCTACGGATCTTACGGCTGGCGGTTCAGGAATTCTTACCCTGAAAAGCAGTTCCAATATTTTGATAAAGAATATCACGTTTGAAGGTCCTGGTGCTTATGATGTAGATGGAAATGATAATATGACCATTGATAACTGCACCAATGTTTGGGTGGATCACTGTACATTTCAGGATGCTTTGGATGGTAATCTTGATATCAAAAATGCTTCTGATCTAATTACTATAACATGGACAAAATTCGAATATCTGAAAGCTCCGATTCCTGGCGGTTCTGGTGGAAGTAATGATCACCGTTTCTCTAATCTTTTTGGCTCTGGTGATGATGCGACTCAAGATGAAGGAAAATTGAGAATTACGATGCAATATTGTTGGTGGGCCAATGGTGTAAGAGAAAGAATGCCAAGAGTACGTTACGGAAAAGTTCATCTTTTGAATAATTATTTTAATAGTTCTGTAAGTAATTACTGTATTTATGCAGGTTATAAAGCAGATTTGCTAATAGAAGGTAATTATTTTGAGGGCGTGAAAAATCCAATCCGTTTAGAAACCGGGAATTTCACTGCCGCTCAATCTGTTGATAATACATTTGTTGGGACATCGGGAACAGCAGTTGGTTCAGGAACAGCTTTTACGCCACCTTACTCGATTAACAAAATTGCATCTCAGGATGTGAAACAAACGGTTATGTCAGGTGCAGGCGCAGTTTTGTTACAACCAACCGATTGTGTTTTTTTAGCAACAAATGAAATCCATTCCAAGTCAAAATCTGAATTTCTACTTTTCCCAAATCCGGCTTCGGAACAGATTTCTTTAAAAGCTTTTTCTGAAAATAATCAGTTGGTAAAAATTAACGTGACAGATATTTCAGGAAAATCAGAAGGAACAATTTATCAGGGAAATATTAATAAAGGAAATAATACAATCCATTCAATTTCAATTAAAAAATTGAGTAAGGGAGTGAAGCTTTTTGAAGTGAAAACTGATAAAGGTTCTTACACCCAAAAAGTGATTGTAAAATAA
- a CDS encoding head GIN domain-containing protein: MKSIIVAASVFLISQFSFAQTKDVAAFTSLKVFDKIPVELVSSTSYKAELSGTKANEVELVSSGNELKVKMKATKLLQGDDVKVILYYKDINQIQASQGARITSNDPVKFTKLEVTSNEGSQIDLNIDADVLEGKVNTGGILKLSGDVESQTVVVNTGGQYDGQNLKTEITKITTNAGGNASVYASKSVDATTRAGGVIDVYGKPQMKNEKKVVGGKINYR, encoded by the coding sequence ATGAAAAGTATAATTGTTGCAGCATCTGTATTTCTGATTTCTCAGTTTTCATTTGCGCAGACAAAAGATGTAGCGGCGTTCACATCACTCAAAGTCTTTGATAAAATACCTGTAGAATTGGTTTCATCCACTTCCTATAAAGCAGAATTAAGTGGAACAAAAGCCAATGAAGTTGAATTGGTTAGCTCAGGAAATGAACTGAAAGTGAAAATGAAAGCAACCAAATTATTGCAAGGCGATGATGTCAAAGTTATTCTTTATTATAAAGACATTAATCAAATCCAGGCCAGTCAAGGTGCAAGAATCACTTCAAATGACCCTGTGAAATTTACCAAATTAGAAGTTACTTCTAATGAAGGTTCTCAGATTGATCTTAATATTGACGCTGATGTTCTTGAAGGAAAAGTCAACACAGGCGGAATTTTAAAATTATCCGGCGATGTGGAATCCCAAACCGTAGTTGTGAATACTGGCGGACAGTATGACGGACAAAATCTGAAAACAGAAATTACAAAAATAACAACCAACGCTGGCGGAAACGCGTCCGTATACGCTTCTAAATCTGTAGATGCTACAACCAGAGCCGGCGGTGTAATAGATGTTTATGGAAAACCACAGATGAAAAATGAGAAAAAAGTAGTAGGCGGTAAAATCAATTACCGTTAA
- a CDS encoding LacI family DNA-binding transcriptional regulator — protein sequence MTKKNTTIYDISKKLNVSVATVSRALNDHPRISQETKELVAATAKEMNYKQNNLAKALQSGETKTVGVIVPYINTNFFSSVIRGIEEELSPHGYRVIICQSHDDAAIEKKQLNTLLHTQVDCIFISISRNTTDMDYVRKILSTTNTPIILFDRKKDIPGVSTITIDDHKGAYQATEHLINQGYKNICHFSGDQNLEIYQNRLNGYIDALKDHNLPVLKENIINTGSSIEEGISAMKSLWKRKVKPDAIFSASDFTALGACKEIKNLKLKIPQDIGVIGFSNEPFTQFMELSISSVDQTPVLMGKISGNVFLESIKDNSSGISIEKKLVLTPTLHIRQSSSRKK from the coding sequence ATGACTAAGAAAAACACGACGATATATGACATTTCCAAAAAACTGAATGTAAGCGTAGCCACTGTTTCCAGAGCGCTAAACGACCATCCAAGAATTAGTCAGGAAACCAAGGAATTGGTAGCTGCTACAGCTAAGGAAATGAATTATAAACAGAACAATTTGGCAAAAGCCCTGCAAAGTGGAGAGACCAAAACTGTGGGTGTGATTGTGCCTTATATCAATACCAATTTTTTCTCATCCGTCATTAGAGGAATAGAGGAAGAGCTGTCTCCTCACGGCTATCGTGTGATTATTTGTCAAAGTCACGATGATGCTGCAATAGAAAAGAAACAGCTCAATACGTTGTTGCATACTCAGGTAGATTGTATTTTCATTTCGATATCAAGAAACACGACGGATATGGATTATGTGAGAAAAATCCTGAGCACAACCAATACACCAATTATTCTTTTTGATAGAAAAAAAGATATACCAGGCGTAAGTACAATCACGATTGATGACCACAAAGGGGCATATCAGGCAACAGAACATTTGATCAACCAAGGTTATAAAAATATTTGTCATTTCTCTGGAGATCAGAATCTGGAAATTTATCAGAATCGTTTGAATGGCTATATTGATGCTTTGAAAGATCATAATCTACCAGTATTGAAGGAAAATATTATCAATACAGGAAGTTCTATCGAAGAAGGAATCAGTGCTATGAAAAGTCTTTGGAAACGCAAAGTGAAACCGGATGCTATTTTCTCTGCCAGTGATTTTACAGCTTTAGGTGCATGCAAAGAAATCAAAAATCTTAAACTTAAAATCCCTCAGGATATTGGCGTAATTGGTTTCAGTAATGAGCCATTTACTCAATTTATGGAGTTATCAATAAGCTCTGTTGACCAAACACCTGTTTTGATGGGGAAAATCTCAGGAAATGTCTTTCTGGAAAGTATCAAAGACAATTCTTCCGGAATCAGTATCGAAAAAAAATTGGTTTTGACGCCAACGCTTCATATCAGACAATCATCCAGCAGAAAAAAATAA
- a CDS encoding pectinesterase family protein produces the protein MKKSLILPIVLFSTATIFGIGKSISFLSDSINEVSKPSFSSIKEIESKTESSKKYSKLFEATPASVNWPLIADVTTKSLEGNLESAVSYPTTILKTEVNYKVDFTGDGTTDSNVDFYQYTGTNTNSWTGTGSTTVIDETKYVQFEVNATNSGTFTINRVEAQVGAGGTSNMYYQAFYSLNADFSDRVQIKSATQLTPSGKALTLDVTLATSVVISGSQKFYLRFYPYIASATTGKQFALRNVKISGTMEGSVANPATVSTTAISSISTTTAVTGGTISSNGGGAITASGVVYSTSENPTIADSKTTENATSGSYVSNLSGLLPETTYYVKAYATNSAGTSYGSQVSFTTLSNIIAPTVTTTSQSQVTNKSFVVSGNVTDWGGANVTERGIVYSTAENPTINNATKVSTGTGLGAFSSYAYGVMPSTLYYVRTFATNSAGTSYGSQATVNTKATEPDVIKTIAKDGSGDYTTVQAAFDAVPDNYTGRWILHIKPGTYTERPTLLSSKINVFLVGDNADTTVITNNISAGDINPDTGTAYGTSLSQTMAIFGSDFTASKITVANTFVNSTANTQINSSTQAVALKTQGDRQAFYDCKILGYQDTYLGNSIGRAYFKNCYIEGNVDFIFGRQTVVFDHCITYINRNNSVVTAPSTEATTKYGFVFLDCNLTVPAAGTTDFNGIVISNFHFGRAWQNIPKSAFIRCETPSMLNVTGWTTPINGPLPVTFVEYGNTGAGATPDRLAQRANGGVVLTQTESQVYTVSNVFKKDTDPSFVFDWMPEASVNIDFETLAVNDIKNSKLLVYPNPFADQVTIAFDLKSNSDVSIKIYDVNGRVVKTITSNEKKGLNNLKIDTKDLRTGIYFYNLKTNSGESTGKLIKK, from the coding sequence ATGAAAAAAAGTCTAATCTTGCCAATTGTGCTGTTCAGTACAGCTACGATTTTCGGAATCGGAAAGAGCATTTCTTTTTTGTCAGATTCTATCAATGAAGTTTCAAAGCCATCTTTTTCCTCAATAAAGGAAATTGAGAGTAAAACAGAATCTTCAAAAAAATATTCAAAACTATTTGAAGCAACACCGGCTTCTGTCAACTGGCCTCTGATTGCAGATGTTACCACCAAATCTTTAGAAGGTAATCTGGAATCAGCAGTAAGTTATCCAACGACAATATTAAAAACGGAAGTCAATTATAAAGTTGATTTCACGGGTGATGGAACAACTGATAGTAATGTCGATTTCTACCAGTATACAGGAACCAACACCAATAGTTGGACGGGAACTGGAAGTACGACAGTTATCGACGAAACGAAATATGTTCAGTTTGAAGTTAACGCTACTAATAGCGGAACTTTTACCATCAATAGAGTAGAAGCTCAGGTTGGAGCTGGTGGAACTAGCAATATGTATTATCAGGCATTTTATAGTTTGAATGCAGATTTCTCGGACAGAGTTCAGATCAAAAGTGCGACTCAGTTAACACCTAGCGGAAAAGCGTTAACTCTGGATGTCACTCTTGCCACATCGGTTGTAATCTCTGGAAGTCAAAAATTTTATCTTCGATTCTATCCTTACATTGCTTCTGCAACTACAGGGAAACAATTTGCACTTAGAAATGTAAAAATATCCGGAACTATGGAAGGCTCTGTTGCTAATCCTGCGACAGTTTCTACAACAGCAATCTCATCTATTTCCACAACAACAGCAGTTACAGGAGGAACAATTTCCAGCAACGGCGGTGGCGCAATCACAGCAAGTGGTGTTGTTTACAGCACAAGTGAAAATCCAACGATCGCAGATTCTAAAACGACTGAAAATGCGACTTCAGGCTCGTATGTAAGTAATTTATCAGGATTGCTGCCAGAAACAACTTACTATGTTAAGGCTTACGCAACCAATTCTGCAGGAACATCGTACGGAAGTCAGGTTAGTTTTACAACATTATCCAATATTATTGCACCAACAGTAACAACAACTTCTCAATCCCAAGTTACCAATAAGTCTTTTGTGGTTTCTGGAAACGTTACAGACTGGGGCGGTGCCAATGTAACAGAAAGAGGAATCGTTTATTCAACAGCGGAGAATCCAACAATTAATAATGCCACAAAAGTTTCTACAGGAACAGGTCTTGGTGCTTTTTCATCTTATGCTTATGGTGTGATGCCTTCTACTTTATATTATGTTAGAACATTTGCAACCAATTCGGCTGGAACATCTTATGGTTCCCAAGCTACCGTTAATACAAAAGCTACAGAACCAGATGTTATCAAAACAATTGCTAAAGACGGTTCCGGAGATTATACAACTGTACAGGCAGCTTTTGATGCAGTACCGGATAATTACACAGGAAGATGGATTCTTCATATCAAACCTGGAACTTATACAGAAAGACCGACGCTTTTGTCTAGTAAAATTAATGTCTTTCTAGTTGGAGATAATGCGGATACAACTGTTATTACCAATAATATTTCTGCTGGAGACATCAACCCTGATACGGGAACTGCTTATGGAACTTCTCTGTCACAAACGATGGCGATTTTCGGAAGTGATTTTACAGCGTCCAAAATTACTGTTGCCAATACATTTGTTAACTCAACCGCTAATACTCAAATCAATTCATCTACTCAGGCTGTAGCGCTTAAAACGCAAGGCGATCGTCAGGCTTTTTATGATTGTAAGATTTTGGGTTATCAGGACACTTATTTAGGAAACAGTATTGGAAGAGCTTACTTTAAGAATTGTTATATCGAAGGAAATGTGGATTTCATATTTGGACGCCAAACGGTTGTCTTTGACCATTGTATAACTTATATCAATCGTAACAATAGTGTTGTAACAGCACCTTCTACAGAAGCAACTACGAAATACGGATTTGTTTTCCTGGATTGTAATTTGACTGTACCAGCAGCCGGAACAACTGACTTTAACGGAATAGTAATCAGCAATTTTCATTTCGGAAGAGCTTGGCAGAATATACCAAAATCAGCTTTCATCAGATGTGAAACACCTTCTATGCTGAATGTAACAGGTTGGACAACACCAATTAATGGGCCGCTTCCAGTAACATTCGTGGAATATGGAAATACCGGAGCTGGAGCAACGCCTGACAGATTAGCACAGAGAGCCAATGGTGGAGTAGTTTTAACTCAAACCGAATCTCAGGTTTACACTGTTTCTAACGTTTTCAAAAAAGATACAGATCCTTCATTCGTTTTCGATTGGATGCCGGAAGCTTCGGTTAATATAGACTTTGAAACTTTAGCAGTTAATGATATCAAAAACAGCAAGCTTTTAGTTTACCCAAATCCGTTTGCAGACCAAGTCACCATTGCATTTGATTTGAAATCTAATTCTGATGTTAGTATTAAAATTTATGATGTTAATGGAAGGGTTGTGAAAACAATCACAAGTAACGAAAAGAAAGGACTGAATAATTTAAAAATCGATACAAAAGATTTGAGAACCGGAATCTATTTTTACAATTTGAAAACCAATTCGGGAGAATCAACTGGTAAACTGATTAAAAAGTAA